A window of Nicotiana tabacum cultivar K326 chromosome 24, ASM71507v2, whole genome shotgun sequence contains these coding sequences:
- the LOC107791994 gene encoding uncharacterized protein LOC107791994, with amino-acid sequence MNIANNIKRTIPQTESAREYLKFVEKHFRSADNSLVGTLMAELTTMKFDGSRSMQNHIIEMTNIVARLQTLGMKVDDSFLVQFILNSLPREYGSFQINYNTIKDKWNVNELSSMLTQEESRLKK; translated from the coding sequence ATGAATATTGCCAACAACATTAAGCGTACTATTCCACAAACAGAAAGTGCCAGGGAATACCTGAAGTTTGTGGAAAAACATTTTCGTTCTGCAGATAATTCTCTCGTTGGTACACTAATGGCTGAACTCACGACCATGAAGTTTGATGGGTCGCGTAGTATGCAAAACCATATCATCGAGATGACTAACATTGTAGCAAGACTTCAGACCTTGGGGATGAAAGTGGATGATTCCTTCTTGGTTCAGTTTATTCTAAACTCGTTACCTCGTGAGTATGGATCTTTTCAAATTAACTATAACACTATTAAGGATAAGTGGAATGTTAATGAATTGTCCAGTATGCTTACTCAAGAGGAGTCAAGACTTAAGAAATAA
- the LOC107813755 gene encoding acyl-coenzyme A oxidase 4, peroxisomal produces the protein MQKEAKSSYFDMPALDVSVAFPQATPASNFPTCTSDYFQFDDLLTPEEQAIRMKVRECMEKEVAPIMTKYWEKAEFPFEVIPKLGALHIAGGTIKGYGCPGFSVTGSAVAAAEVARVDASCSTFILVHSSLAMLTIGLCGSEMQKQKYLPSLAELNTIACWGLTEPDNGSDASALGTTARKVEGGWILEGQKRWIGNATFADILVIFARNTSTNQINGFIVNKDAPGLQATKIENKIGLRMVQNGDILLKKVFVPDEDRLPGVNSFQDTNKVLAVSRVMVAWQPIGITMGVYDMCHRYLKERKQFGAPLAAFQLNQQKLVQMLGNIQAMILVGWRLCKLYESGKMTPGHASLGKSWITLRARETVSLGRELLGGNGILADFLVAKAFCDLEPIYTYEGTYDINTLVTGREITGLASFKPAPLRQKSRL, from the exons ATGCAGAAAGAGGCAAAAAGCTCCTATTTTGATATGCCAGCATTGGATGTTTCTGTTGCATTTCCTCAAGCAACTCCAGCCTCCAACTTTCCTACATGCA CTTCAGACTATTTTCAGTTTGACGATCTGTTAACTCCTGAGGAGCAAGCCATTAGAATGAAAGTGAGGGAATGCATGGAGAAAGAGGTTGCTCCTATAATGACGAAG TACTGGGAGAAGGCAGAGTTTCCTTTTGAAGTCATTCCAAAACTTGGTGCCTTGCACATTGCTGGCGGCACTATCAAG GGGTATGGTTGTCCAGGTTTCTCAGTTACTGGTAGTGCCGTTGCTGCAGCAGAAGTTGCCAGAGTTGATGCAAGCTGCTCTACATTCATTTTGGTGCATTCATCTTTAGCAATGCTCACCATTG GGCTATGTGGGTCCGAAATGCAAAAGCAGAAGTACTTGCCGTCATTGGCTGAACTTAACACTATAGCTTGTTGG GGGCTAACTGAGCCGGACAATGGAAGTGATGCAAGTGCTTTAGGGACAACTGCGAGAAAG GTTGAAGGAGGTTGGATCCTTGAAGGGCAAAAGCGTTGGATAGGAAATGCAACTTTTGCAGATATACTGGTTATTTTTGCTAGAAATACATCCACAAACCAGATAAACGG TTTCATAGTAAATAAGGATGCTCCAGGATTGCAAGCTactaaaatagaaaacaaaatcGGACTACGGATGGTTCAAAATGGAGACATTCTCTTAAAGAAAGTTTTTGTCCCTGATGAGGATAGACTACCTGGTGTCAATTCTTTCCAGGATACAAACAAG GTGCTTGCGGTATCACGTGTCATGGTTGCATGGCAGCCTATTGGCATTACAATGGGTGTTTATGATATGTGTCACAG GTACTTGAAGGAGAGGAAGCAGTTTGGAGCTCCATTGGCTGCTTTCCAGCTCAACCAACAGAAATTGGTTCAGATGTTGGGCAACATTCAGGCAATGATTCTTGTTGGTTGGCGGCTTTGCAAGCTGTACGAGAGTGGTAAAATGACTCCTGGCCATGCAAGTTTGGGGAAA TCATGGATTACCTTGAGGGCGAGGGAGACAGTTTCTCTTGGACGGGAATTACTAGGTGGCAACGGAATCTTGGCTGACTTTTTAGTCGCAAAG GCATTTTGCGATTTGGAGCCCATCTACACATATGAAGGTACTTACGATATCAACACGTTGGTAACAGGCAGAGAAATTACCGGTCTTGCCAGTTTCAAGCCTGCACCATTAAGGCAAAAGAGTCGCCTGTGA